The Ziziphus jujuba cultivar Dongzao chromosome 5, ASM3175591v1 genome segment gtttatgttattcaatatgtttaaatttataatacaatatatatataaatatatatgtgtgtgtaaatAACAAATTCAAACTATTCATGAGCTtgatattttgttcaaaaatcaatttgaacattttatttttcttgttcaaattagatttaattttttataaatcaaattccagcaaattaaaattaaatcaagcTTAAACTGATCACAAATTGTTCAAACTTATTTACAACTTTATGAGGTGGTTCCTGGTTTTATAGTAAGTGGCCTATTTGGGCGGTGAAAAGATGCTAATTATTGTtctacccaaaaataaaaaaataaaaataaaaataaaaaaataccgcGTCCGGCTTCATATTATACATGTGAAAGAACATGTACAACAATGTACAGCATTAAAATAGTACTGTATTACCAAGAaaggcaccaaaaaaaaaaaaaaaaaaaaactaatcatcaaaggacaaaagaatttttttccttttttgagaATTTATCTATACAGTTAAAATATCACATTGAAGGGAGAAAAGTGTGACGATGTAACATACGGTGTGGCTATTACCCTGTAGCTTATTTTAGAATTCCACTTCGACCATTTCAATTTTGCCAAAAGCATTCCACCATGCCCacccaccctttttttttttttttaattcttttgtttattagtattatgactattgttattatttttattttttattactatcattatttttattttattttattgtattagtattatgattattgtattcATATGATCAAAACATATGTTTCGTTTTAATTATTCCATCCTTCCTAGGAATGCTTTAGCctccattaaaaataaaatatctggTTGATGTTCCTTACTTGGCCCCGTAGAGCCGCTATGATATTTCAAAGAGATAAGACTCATGGCTCTTCCTGGGGTTTGATGAAGCATGCCTTCTCAGCTTTTTGGATGACACGAGAATCAAGACTTGTCCCCCCTTCATCTGCCTTTTCACTTTTTGCAATGTGCTCCATGGAATTTTCATTATTGTATATCCCTGGGAAATTATATTCTAGCACTTATCTTAAGTCTTTGCTACTTTGTTACTCTTGAACTATTGGCACTACTACTACCAATATTAAATTGGGCTGACAAGCTCTCCATGCCATTTGAATTAAAAATGCTACAAGAGTTCGTGAATTGTATCTCACGGTCACGTAGTTTATTgcatgaattattattattctttaccATTACAACCCACCTAGGCTAACTAATCTTAATAGGCTGTTTCTATTCAGAACTATGGTCTAATTTCCTTTTGAAGCTTGATAAGGTTACTTAGACTTGGGCCTATGTGAAACACTCCATATTATAGTCCACTTCTTTGTCAGGGAAATACTAAAGAAAATTCAagtggaatttaaaattttctgcaATTTCCTTCGTCACAATTTCACTTCTTGTGGCACAACGTCTCTATAATGATGCTTCCTAAATATTGCAATTAATAATGTCAGCGTGGCCTTTTCTTGGCCGTTGGGTTTTCTGAATTTTCTGGTGAACCTAAGGTTCTTTAAATGCCACATATGTAACTTCTTGTTCCATGTCCATCATATTAATTAACTTATCTCCATCATTCattaattgaacaaaaatattttatttgagcaCTCCACTTTATTAACTTGGGCACTTCTTCCCTGATTCTCATTTGTAACTTTTGATGTATtaatggtttagttgtttgcaATTGGAAATACATTCAATTCACTATTAAATATATTGCTAGCATGATTTGACCTAAACCACGGACCACATAAGGTAAAAGACATTCTGTTAGGTGTAGTTGTCTCAACTTCCTCAAGTTCTGTACAATCATTTAGTAAATGCCCCAATCTTCaacatttaaaacataattcatAAATTCTTTCATACTTAAAATGGATCCAAACAGTTTGTTTAACCAAACTCTCAAAAATCTCTGATTTGTCACCCTACTCTCATTGTTGAAATCCACTTGTAGCTCCTTACCAATCCGTTCTCCAATTTTTAAAGCATTCTCTTTGGTCATATATAGCAAATGCGACCCATGAATGTGCACTTAAACATTTGTGCTCTTGAAATTtacttcttcaaaatttttccaCGGTCCCATTTCTTAAACACCAAATGAGATCCATTTATATTCCAAGAGCCGCGCTGCTTTTCAAACTTGAGTCCATTGAGGGACAAGATTTTACATTGAGCTCCATAATCATGTTGAGATAATGTGTAATTCACGCTTATTTAGGTGCCTCTGTTTTTAATTTACCTAAACTAATTGCTATATTTAACTTTTATCTGGTGTTAATGATCTATTCTTTGAAACTTATGAGTCTTTTTAACTCTGCAATATGTTTGTAATAACTAAGAAACCTAATTACTGCAGTTATTTACGTTTCCATAAGTTTGAGAATTGCAAAGACTAATTTGGATGAGACCTTGAAAGAGGATCTTCTGCCATCCGTCCTGTGTTTCATCCGGACAAAAAACGTGATCCTTTAATAAGGATATTACTGACCGTCCAATTAAAATGGACGGTCCAGATTAGAATTTCAATTTCCTTCCAAAACATGTGAATAAGTTGTTGAATTGAAGGTTTAAAGAGTGATGGAAAGTATTAGGGGAAGAGTTAAGGGAAGAAAGATTCCCTCTGTTTTTATAGCACATTGTTGGAAgggcaaaaaatatatatatgcaataataaaaaagaaaagaattacgAGAGAATTTAAATAAGACATTGAGATATGTTGTACATGAGGACGGCTTGTACatcattatttttcaattatattaaggtatttgaattttgaatggaATATTTTGTCTTCTAAATGCCAAATAATGTTTAAGCAATATTACTGATATATGTTCAAAGTGAGACGATAGTTTACTCTGGGTGTTGGTGTAACGTTTTTAAAGGTTTTGAATGATATGAGTTAGTGGGCTTTAATTGCATTAATGGGCTTGCCATAATTGGTTTTACCGTTTTGGAATTTGAAAAGAGCTTTTTGGAAAAAGTGAAGGAATTAAGAAAACaatagacctggcaatttggataatgacacggcgacacgactcgaaaacgacatggaataaatgggtttgggtttattataaatgggtttgggtcataatcgggtcaacccgtttaacacgattattaatcgtgtcattttcgggttgacctgtttaactcgaaattgacccgttacgacccatttattaaacgtgtcagtttcaacccgacacgattatatacctattacaacccatttaaattaaattttaatttaatattttatcactaatataatatttaataactaaaaaatattataaattaaaaattttataaaaataattttctattactaattttttaaaaacaaaaaatacatctttaataaaacaaaaacataaaaataaaaaaaaataaaaaaaaaatttcgggttaataggttaattttcgggttaacgggttaatatgttagttttcgggttaataggtcaatttcaggttaacgggttaataggtcaacacgacccgttaaaataatcgtgttaaacgggtcgtgtcgtgttgacctgtttataaacaggtcgggttagtgttttaggtacctaacacgattaataaatgggtcgtgttcgggttaggcatttttgacacgattattaaacgggttgacacgaacacgacccaccaacacgaattgccaggtatagaaAACAATGTACTGATTTGGTCTCTCTCCCTCACGTTGGTTTTTtggaaaatagaagaaaatttgTTTTCTGGCATATTGCAGAGTAAGAATGGTCAAGTTAAGGTATACTGAAGGTTCGAAGAAAACGCTTTGGTGGTGCTGTATTTGAGGGCTTTCAGAttcgttgtatcctgggagataACCATCAGAAAAACATCTGCACTGGTGGGATGGAAATTGTCTTAAGGATACTGTAGTACCACATAGGTCTCAGATAATTTATTCAACCAGCAGATGAAATGCTAAGGACATACAGGTTCagttatttcattattttacttttactcaattttgcatattattacaaatattatatccacatgtatatacatatatattattcccataatattttttaacaatcttaagacaacctgtttatatatgtttatatatgtgtaaatgtttgttttttattatactaGATCTGTGGTTTTAGTATTCCCATGGCTTGAATTTTTGTGGGtatattctttttgtttgttttataaaatttattcccATAAAATGACATCCCATgaattatttttcctttgtgtttgttttggttgaaaaagaaaagaaaagaaaaaaaaaatggttttggcTTCAAATCCTAGTAGATTGTGTGATGggcatattataatttttgttttactttattaaaatgcatataaatatttctataaaatataCATGCTCATGATTTGATCTATTTGTTGTGTTGGGTTTGTAAGACAATTGTTTCccatggatttgaaaatttttggacaATTCTTTATCtttgtttaaaatcaaaatctttctcaaaaattgaattacccatgaatttctaaattttttgatatttttccgACATTTTTTGGCCACAGAAACAATAAAAATCGGAGAAAAATTGAACAGGATCGAAAAAACCCATTTACCAGTGAAATGGGTTGAGAAAACCCTACTAGAGGTTGAAGACGGGTTGAAAATTGGGTTAACGGGTCGGAAAAACGGCTATGGGTAGGATTCTGGGTTAGTGGGCCtgaatttaaaattctattgaACCTGACCTAGTATTAAAGCCCAGCCCATAGCTAGAATAGGTTATTGTTCAGCCCAAGACTTAGGCCCAACAGTGATTTGGCCTGTTAGAAACCTGGTCCGATTGAAATGGGCTAGCCACGTGTCACGATGAGATAGCGTTGCGTGGAGAGACGAATAGTGGCAAGGCGATGTGGCGCATTGTGGAGACGCCACGTGTTGCATAGTCGCGAGATCATGTGTCGATCAGATGTTGTGCCATGTGTCGAGCAAACAAGGGTGACATGTGTCTACCTGTTATAGGTTACACGTATTGGCCTCTGACGATGCCAAGTGTCGGTGTGATGGAGGCCATGTTAGCATAGTGATTAGTGGCAGTGAACAGTAACACGTGTACAGTAAATTTTAtgggtgtatacagtaatttttgtgATGTATACAGAAAtcctaaaaatcacatttttgtgtgtttttctttcaGAAATGGGTTTAAATTAGTTTGttgaaatagaaaataacaactaattgatttctgttttttgtgattttacagAAATAGCGAATGCAGATGTGCCTACTGCACAAGTGTTTGCTTAGACTTTTATGTATCAAATGCTTCCTCCTTTAAGTCATGCAGAAAGACCTGAAAAGTTTGATAGGGCAAATTTTAAGAGGTAGCAACAGAAAATGTTATTCTACTTGACTACTCTGGGCCTTGGGAAGTTCCTGATTGAGGACACAGCACCAAGtgatgaagagagtgataaagAGACTCTGATGGCTATGGATGAGTGGAAGAATTCTGATTATTTATGCtggaattatgtcctgaatggcctatCAAATGCCCTCTATGGAGTGTACTGTGGCATGAAGTCAACGAAAGAGCTGTGGGAATTTGAAACTGAAGTACAAGACTGAAAATGCTAGGTTCGGAAAGTTTATTGTAGGTTGTTTTTTGGACTATATGATGGTGGACACCGAgccattgataagtcaaatacaTGAGCTGCAAGTGCTCATCCAAAAACTTCTTACTGAAGGGATGATCATTAATGAAGTCTTTCAAGTTGCTACAATGATTGAAAAGCTGCCTCCTAGTTGGGGAGACTTCAGAAATTATCTCAAGCATAAGAGAATAGAAATGGACATGGAGGCTTTTATTGGAAAGCTTCGAATTGAACATGACAATAGAAGGTCTGAAAGAAGATCCATGAAGGCCAGAGTAAAGgccaatgttgtggagcatggaagtagctccaagaacaagaagaaacctGGAAAAAGTTCAAAGTTGGGGCCTAAAGGGGGCATCTCCAAGCAGGCCAAGTTCCAAGACAAGTGTTTTAACtatgacaagatgggtcacagagcggTGGAATATAGATTGCCGAAAAGGAAGAGGAATAAAGAGGCTCAGGTGATGGAGCACATCACTAGAGAGGTTAATGAGATCAACCTTAGTGCTGTAGTCTCTGAGATGAATATGATAGGATCTAATccaagagagtggtggataTATATTGGTGCAACTCACCACGTGTGTACTGATAAGGATATGTTCacctccttcgaaccaaagTAAAATGGGGAGAAAttgtttatggaaaattccgcCACATTCGAAATCCAAGGGGAGGGCAAGATTGTCCTAAAGATGACCTCTGGGGAAGGATCTGACTCTTAATAATGTACTGTATGTTCCAAATATTCGTAAGAATTTGGTGTCTAGATTGTTGctaagcaaacatggttttcacttagtgtttgagtcagacaaggttattttatccaagtatgggatgtttgtgggaaagggctatgtagtcaatggtatattcaaattgaatgtaatgactataaagccaaagaataataataatatagctagtacttcttctttttacttgcttgagtcttccattttatggcatggtagactaggtcatgttaattttaattctctacggaggttaattaacttgaatcatattcccacatttgataTTGATTccaaacataagtgtgaaacttgtgtagaggcaaaattaacgaggttatcatatcaaacaattgaacgaaataatgaacctttggatttaatacatagtgatgtatgtaaTTTGAAGTTtgcaccgactagaggtggtgatgagtattttatcacctttattgatgatagcacgaaatattgctatgtgtacTTGCTTAAGAGCAAGTATGAAGCtatagaaaaatttattctctataaaacaaaagttgagaatcaactcacctaaaaattaaagtgatcagaagtgatcgtggtggaaagtatgtgactccatttggagagtattgtacTCAACATGACATAATTCATGAAGTTAATCCACCATATTAGCCATAATCAAATGGCAtggctgaacggaaaaatagaacattaaaagaaatgataaatgCAATGCTgttaagttctggagtacctcagaCCTTGTGGGGGGAAGCTGTTTTGTTGACAAACaatcttttaaataaggtgccctgAAAGGACCAagtaaagacaccctatgaattatggaaaggaagacaaccttcctataattacttacgagtgtgggggtgtctagccaAAGTTGTGGTACCAACTCCAAAGAGAGTGAAGATAGATCCTAAAAttgttgattgcatcttcatagaatatgcacaaaatagtagtgcatatcggtttcttGTGTATAAGTCAGAAATTACTAATATACACAAGAATACAATAATAGAATCGAGAAATGtatcatttttcgaacatatttttccatataaagtggaagaaggaccgagttcaaagaacttatgatactatcgatgaagataatcatgatagtgagcaagaacaagaaactgatGTTGAAACTGAGGTTAAGCTTAgacgtagcaagagagtaagaataGAAAAATCCTACAGTCTGGATTTTCTTacgtatatgctagaaagtgaacctcaaagcttccaagaagcTATAAATTCTCTTGAAGGAAACTTATGGAAAGAAGATGTGAAAAGTGAGATAGATTCTATCTTACaaaatcacacttgggagttagtagatcttcctcaaggttgtaaacctttgggttacaaatagatttttaaaaggaagacaAAAGCATATGAAACCATTGATAAATACAAGGgaaggcttgtaattaaagggTCAAGCAAtaagaaggccttgattattttgatacttattctccagtgacgagaataaattccataaagatGGTATTGGTAATCGCTGCGTTGCGAGATCTTGagatacatcaaatggatgtaaaaataacatttcttaatggagatctagatgaagagatctatATGGAGAAACCCGAGGGTTCCTCTGCTCCaagataagaaaagaaagtctgtaaaTTGGTGAAGTCCTTGTATGGACTGAAATAAGCTCCGAAgaaatggcatcaaaaatttgatagtgccatgcttagtgatggatttaaaataaatgagtgtgacaagtatatctatgtaaaagatatagaaaatggatatgtcatactttgtttgtatgtagatgacatactcattgtgggtagtgacgacaatatggtccgaactacaaaagcaatattgaaatccaaatttgatatgaaagatatggggtTTGCAGATATGATTTTAAGAATGAAAATCACTAAAACTTTGAAttgaatcattcttagtcaaacgcattatgtggataaaatattggctaattttagtaaagatgatactaatatagccagaccacccatagatgtgagtttacacttatccaaaaataaaggagagagTGTATTTCAAGTGGAATATGcgagggtgattggaagtctaatGTACTTAATGAATTATACAAGACCAAACTTAGCCTAcgctataagtagactaagtagatacacgagtgaTTCGAATAATtatcattggaaaggaatcattcaagtattaagatacttacgataAACTCAAGAATACGACTGCACTATAtaagatatcctgctgtattagaaggatctAGTGATGTTAACTGGATATCAAAtatcaaggattcaaaatccactaatGATTATGCATTTACATTAGTGGGTGTAGCCGTTACATGGAAATCCTTaaaacaaactgtgatagctcAATCCACAATGGAATTTGAgttcatcgcattagataaatatGGTGAAAAGGCAGAGTGGCTACGCTAATATTTAGAGGACATTCCAAGGTGGCCTAAACatgtgccagcaataagtatacattgtgatagtcaatttgcgattggcagggcacaaaATGTGATGTATAATggatggaaagtctagacacatttgtcgtagacacaatttcattagacaattaatctcaactggagttatctcaatagactatgtaaagtctaAAGATAACGTTGCGGATCCACTAACCAAATGGTTAAATAGAGAaatcatcgaggggaatgggattaaagctcgtgagtaaagtcgatacgatggaaacccaacctagttgactggagatcctAAGATTTAGGTTCAATGGAACAACACAATTGTAAATACTGGTATGGATCACTATGGAGGTTAATCCTCTGCTAattcctatgatgaaatagTGAGAGCAaaaggttaagcataaagtatgcttttaatgattcctataagtttATGGCTAGTAATCTTTGCATGGTGATGCTGATTACATTAGAAAAAGGAATCGCTATGTGAGAGAGAGGAGTGgctgcttcaaaggagaattgttaaagtctcaattctttagaaactctcacAAAACCAAGcaggtgttcaaggccaaaatgaacacaacagtgagaactgaagtgtactaGGAAGGAATCTGTAtgaactatgttgtcatttacacaaatgacaaaattgttcaaagatatcgcatctacaATTAGTAAGTAAAGAAGATATAATCTCACAAGGGAAGGtttaaagagtaacatctacttGTCTTATGTAGGTTCCAACTgcagagctttaccaccagagtcttGCATAGTCTCTAGTAGTCatatcattcatgtgggggattatAACGTTTTGAAAGGTTTTGAATGATATGAGTTAGTGGGCTTTAATTGCATTAATGGGCTTGCCATAATTGGTTTTACCATTTTGGAATTTGAAAAGAGCTTTTTGGAAAAAGTGAAGGAATTAAGAAAACAATATACTGATTTGGTCTCTCTCCCTCACATTGGTTTTTtggaaaatagaagaaaatttgTTTTCTGGCTTATTGCATAGTAAGAGTGGTAAAATTAAGGTATACTGAAGGTTCGAAGAGAAAGCTTCAGTGATGCTGTGTTCGAGGGCTTTCAGATCCGTTGTATCCTGGAAGACAACCGTCGGAAAAACATCTGTATCGGTAGGACGGAAATTGTTTTAAGGACACTGTAGTACCACACAGGCTTTGGATAATTTATTCAACCAACAAATCAAATACTAAGGACATGCAGGTTCagttatttcattattttatttttactcaattttgtatattattacaaatattatatccacatgtatatacatatatattattcccataatattttttaacagtTGGATATATGACGAGTTTGAATCGCTTGAGGATGAAACAAGGAGATTTGAAATCTTGTTATCcactaagaaaagaaaaataaaataacgaaAGAGAATAAAATCTTTGCATATTTCTATAGAAGATAAAACATGTACATTTTAGTCTCATTTTTAGatatcttttgttttcttcataattttcatttgaaacaaagtaaaatgtttttgaaaaaaaaaaaaaaattgatgttatTTGCATTTACACGGGGATAAGAAGTGTCTCTTGCAACTTGAAACTTATTCAGAAGCtccttcattttcaaaaaccgtTTCCTTTTGCTTTGGATTTGTAATATGTTCCACTCCAAATTTGTCTCAATTTATTCTCACACTTTAAGAGCATTGCACATTCGtctaaatttctttcaaatatcTTAGCCTTTTTTACTCTTTCcgattggggaaaaaaaatggcaaACCAGCAAAATTGCTCCCTAAAACAGTAAGGGAAATGAACTATAACAAGGTGAACTATGATACAAATGTTTTTTTCAAGTTCATTGTTGCAACTTGCAGCTATAATCAGTACAAGGAGAAACAAAACGCGATTCCTATTGTGTGCAATTGTTCACCAGAAAAGATAATAGGTGCCAACTAGTCATTCTCAGTGTCCTCATCTTCCTCTGGTTTCACGAAGAATTCAATATAAGCAATACGACTTGGACGCTGATAGCCAGCAGAATTGATATGCGGGTGAGGAATGGATGATCTTGCCACTGAAACTAGGTGCTGAACTTTCAGCATTCCACCTCTCCCAATAGTCAACTTGCTTCCCCTATTATCTTTGATGACGCTACCAGGTATGTTCAAAGTTGTTGCTTTGAGGAACTTGTATTTATAACTATAACAATAGGAAAGAACCATGAAATAAAATGGTGCTGGCCAAGTGGATATGATTATTCCAGGATAATTATTATGAGACCTATGAGAAACTTGGCGATCACAATGACATGCCATCAAAAGATCCGCATTTACATAACACATGAAGTCTATCTGGAAATTGACAAAATGGTTTACAAATGTGAAAAAATATACAAGCGTGATTCTGTGACTTTTTAGTACTTTTTAGCAATACCTGCAGATCTTCATGTCCATTACCTCTCAAGGTAACAGTAGGAGGAACTGGTTGTAATGTGATCAGGATGCTTGAACCAGGCCATTCAAGATCATCAATAGCTTCCTTCAGTGCGGCAGACTTAGGTTCAACTACCATAATTCTTGATATTAGTTGTAACACAAGTGGATAATGAAGAATTAGTAAGAAAATAATGGATAGATGGATTAAAACCACATTTTATAATCTTTTAGTTGTaagattttatgtttttagtgCAAAATGCAAACAACATCCCTCcctttacaaatatatatatatatatatatacacacataataaatttttagtaaaTGCATAATGTACCTTAACGGTAAAAGTAAGTGGCGTGCTCCCTGCAGGTTCTAAATTGTAATCCCATGAAACTGTATCTGGGATCCTTGTTCTGATCTCTGCATAGATGCCTGCATCCCATGAATCAACAGACCTAACATACacatcaaagaaaataaatttatcataCAGGGATTTGGATCATCACCCAAAACAAAGatataaagattataaagagTTGCACTATCAACTTCGCATATTCACAACGCACACTCAAATTGGATAGAGAAAGACAGAGAGATAATCCTGTAACGTTTTTAacgtttttaatttaatttgaatgaTTTGATGGGTTCTGTCTTTAATGGGCTTTATGGCATTAATGGGCTCTTAATTATTTCCGTTGGTTGCTTGGAAtaaggaaaggaaaaacaaaagaaggaaagagggaattttgattttgatttttgacttaATCTCCCTCCCGTGTGTTTTGGAAAATTAGAGAGAAAATTGGTTTTTTCTGCATCTTTGGATTTTTGGTATGTGAGTATAGTAAAGATCAAAGTACATTGATAGCTCTAGGGAAAGCTTTGGAGGTATAGTGTCCAAGAGTTTTCGAATTTATTATATTCTGGGAGACAACCGTCGAAAAAATATCTACACCGGTAGAATAGAAATTATCTTAAAGAAACTATGGTACCACACAGATCTTGAATTAAATTCATCACAACAGATCAAATACTAAAGAAATACAGgttctcaatttattttatcaatttcctatatcaattttctatatttttatttatatattccttccacatatatattcatatattgtgtataatttttttttaacaattccaACCACCAACCGTGCAAGAACATTCCACCTGACCATAAAAATGTTTTGAACTATGAACAGTAAAAGTACAATCTAAGTTTGGTCAGCTTTCATTCCTTTGATCCAAAGGCACGAAAAGTTTACAACAATAGACATGTTTTTTCTCATGAGCAGAATCTAACCAAATATGCATCACTAACTCAGCACATGCAAATGCTTATCAGGAATTTATTTTGTCCCCGATGAAACCAACAAAAATTTCtatctaaaaggaaaaaaatatcacAAACCAAATGTTTAAATCAGAAAATGGCAAATGCTAATTACTTTTCCTGccaatcatttcaatttttctttgtgtaagtaattgaaaaaacaacaaGACTACATATTAAATTCTGCTAAGTCTTTTTTTCCAGACCAACAATCCTTTTATGATAGGAACATACTCAAGAAGTAGCTGCATATTAGGACCCGGGTATTGACTATCAATTGTGCTTGAATGTCCAGGAACTGAAAACGTGTTCAAGCAATCAACAAATAGGCCCAAGCTCACTCCAAAACGCGGTCGCCCTTGCGCACTGTACTCGTAACGAACGAAAAGCtacacaaaaatttaaattaaaaaaaaaaaagaaaaatattttttttgaaaagttaaatGCCGTTTTTATTCCCCGGCTCAACTAATCTCAGACTCAAGGGGAAATTTCAACTTTCCCAGCTCAGCTccaaatttatttcatttttcctgATTTTTCCGGGCAACCAAACAATGCAATTAAAGGATATTAAAGCAAAGCAACTTCTGGGACTGAACTGCGGTAGCTCTTTTTGGGAAGAATGGTACCTCGAACGGTGGCTGTTTCTGGCTCGAACGGTGGGAGatagtggaaaagaaagggaAGGGAAGGTTATGGGAGACGGGAAGCTTGTGGGAGCACGTTTTGGAAGGGAAATTGACATGGGAGGGACATTGA includes the following:
- the LOC107435709 gene encoding uncharacterized protein LOC107435709 is translated as MAYQNYPLIFRDGGHELHQWLDIVGNKNHIIKSKIQSGGMLFVRYEYSAQGRPRFGVSLGLFVDCLNTFSVPGHSSTIDSQYPGPNMQLLLESVDSWDAGIYAEIRTRIPDTVSWDYNLEPAGSTPLTFTVKSAALKEAIDDLEWPGSSILITLQPVPPTVTLRGNGHEDLQIDFMCYVNADLLMACHCDRQVSHSYKYKFLKATTLNIPGSVIKDNRGSKLTIGRGGMLKVQHLVSVARSSIPHPHINSAGYQRPSRIAYIEFFVKPEEDEDTEND